In the Malania oleifera isolate guangnan ecotype guangnan chromosome 1, ASM2987363v1, whole genome shotgun sequence genome, one interval contains:
- the LOC131148418 gene encoding uncharacterized protein LOC131148418, with the protein MQKIEKVLVVLQCTEEQRVLFATYKQIGEVERWWTAIKLLREQRAVPIAMTWFQFRELFFDRYFSATTRETKVEEFLNLKQGQQTVQQYAARFIELSRFVLYIVPDEAKKARQFERGLRREIYKQVAVLKVQDFAELVDRVVMA; encoded by the coding sequence ATGCAGAAAATTGAGAAGGTGTTGGTTGTGCTGcagtgcacggaggagcagagggtcttatttgccacctataagcaGATaggagaggtcgagagatggtggactgctaTAAAACTATTGAGGGAACagagggcggtgcctatagctatgacttggttcCAGTTTAGAGaattgttctttgacagatatttttcaGCCACTACTAGAGAAACCAAAGTAGAGGAATTCCTGAATTTAAAGCAGGGACAGCAAACAGTCcaacagtacgcggcgaggttcatagaATTATCCCGCTTCGTCCTATATATCGTTcccgatgaagcaaagaaggcgagacagtttgaaagaggtttgaggcgtgAAATATATAAACAGGTAGCGGTGCtgaaagtgcaggactttgctgagttggtagacAGAGTAGTTATGGCATAG